From the genome of Loxodonta africana isolate mLoxAfr1 chromosome 4, mLoxAfr1.hap2, whole genome shotgun sequence:
TGTAAATCTGTTGAATACAGAGATAACGTATATTTCTTTTGACTCTCTCCGTAACGCTGAGGTCAGTGTTAGTAAAACTCAAGCTGTGTACCTGGAAAAACCTAGTTTAATGGGCAGGCTCTAAAACATGCTAGATGATATTCTTGGGAAAATTATTAAAGtctttaaacctcagtttccttatttacataaagaaaccctggtggcctagtggttaagtgctacagctgctaaccaaagggtcggcagttcgaatctgccaggcgctccttggaaactctatggggaagttctactctgtcctgtcgggtcactatgagtccaaatcaactcgacgacactgggttttttttttttttttttttaagcactcaaTAGTTGCTAGTTGCTACTTTATCATTTGCTGtttttagttgccttcaagttgattctgactcatggcaaccccatgtgtatagagCAGAAAtgcaccatagggctttcaaagctgagattttcagaagcagatcaccagacctgtcttccgaggtgcctttgtgcaggttcgaactaccaaccttttggctgataCTTAAGCACTGAACTGTTTACACcgtattatttgttgttgttttgtgccattgagttattacgactcatggcgactcagCTCCACACTGAGACTCAtaccaactcataacaaccctataggacagaggactgccccagagagtttccaaggctgtaaatctttatggaagcacactgccacatctttctccctggagcaACTGGttagttcgaactgctgaccttttggttagcaatgagcACTTTAGCTACTGTGCCACTAGGTGCTCGCTTAATATGTAATGTAGTAAATTATGTAGCATAAATGGAAATAGGAGTTTGCTTATTTTCCTCATATAAACATTATTTTAGTAGGTTTTAACACCACAATAATTTTAGTGATCATTGTTTATAATCATATAAGTTAATCActtactcattttacagatgtgacaACTAAAGttacaaaataaaaagagaaatagaataaTAATTTTAGACCCAGTTTAGATTTTAGATTAAATTCTAGATCTTTTTCTTGGCAAATATACGATGTTAAACAATTAAATCTCTAGTCAACTAAAACCTCTGTAATCACAACACTTAAAGGAACGGAATTTGATGCTCTGTGCTTTTTGTGAAGATGTGGGAACATTCAGTGGCAATATTTTCAGGGGCACATTGTCATTCGAGCATGGCTTTTCTGAAGTTACAAATAGCTGCACTCTAATACCATTGCCAGAAATACCACCTCCGCAAGTCAGAGAATTAAATTACCACTTCAATCTAGTAACTGTTATAACCCCAAAAAGAGAATTTCAGGAAATACCACTGTCAGATTAAGTATTTGTAGAATTCCCTTATGAGTATAATGTGGCCACTGGTAAGAAAATAGGAACAATCAAGATACCTCGATTTATATAGCAACTTGCTTCCAAATAGTACTTCACAATTCCCATCATCTCACTGGATTCAGTTTTCCTATGTAACTCAGTGATGTTGAATTATGCAGACATGAGGAGAAACGTGCCTCTTTTGACTCTCATTTCCTGGGAACGCCCCGTTCCCCCCTTTAGCATGTTTGCAGAGGAGGAAGGAAGCTTCGTTCTTCTAGTTGTTCCTAGAAATTTAACTGTTGGTTGCATGTTTTCTACTAGCTGAGGTTGAATGATCTGACACAAGCCCGGAGGTAATCCAATTGTCACTACAGGGGATTTACAGATAAAAAAGTCCTGTTCTTACTTGAATCTTCTGCTAGTCCCActcctgctttgtttttgtttttttcctgctttcttggtgaaaaGTTTTCATTTCTAGAGCTGGACCATTAAAGAGTCAATTCCCAAAGGTCCCTTGATAAAAAAGCAGTATACATGACTGCATGTGATGTGTTTTGCTGGGCTGTTTGATGAATAGAAGCCAGCCTTCAATATCAGTACATTGGAAAAGGGATAAATTGAGCAAGTTTCCATGGAGAGCATTGTCTTTAATTATACGTTTATCACCACCCATATTAAATGTATATAACTGGAAAAGCTCTAACTAAATACTCTAATACTTTGAGCCATTGTAGTAACGTTCACTGAAAACATTGTATACACTTGCAAAGTTATAGAACTAAGTGTGGTACGAAAGTTAATCTTTTTCACTTGAATTGAAAATTACATTATATTCCATGATTAATCTTATTAAATGGAACAGAGTATGTTAATGCATTTAAAAATTGAACTTGAAAAGAACAAGATAATTCTTCCATTCAGATTCTATAAGAACAATAATAAGCATCCAACCACTCTGTAGaagtataaaaagaaaatggACCTAGCCTAGTGTCTAACAAAGTGAGTCACTCAAATTTATGTTGAAACTATATATGAAACTCGTTCTTGCCCCCTTGTGTTTTCTTCACCTGAAATTCTCACACTCACAAATCATGAATTAAGAAAGACTTACCTGTGTGCCAAAAATCAGCATCCCACATACAGCTAACAGAGAGACAGTgactatgactttttttttaactccaccCTTCTGTCTTCCTCCCTGGAATAATATCTATTCCTTGAAGTCTGATGACTGGATAGGCAGGAGAAAATCACATCTATGAGAAGGGGAAACTCCTGAGAACATTAACATCGTCAAGTTCTAGCAATGAGTATGTATGCTTTGCTTGATTGATAAATGTAACCACAAACCCTTAGCAATTTTAAACTAATGTATAAATTAGAGGATGAAACAATTACCTATATTTACCCTCTGTGAACAGCTACTTTACATACTtcagagataattttttttttctctctcttgatGGTAAACACTTGTGAGAATTATCCCAATGATTGTCTAAACCTAATTCtccacttaattttttctttctttgcatcTCAATTCTTTCTAGAGGAGACTTAAGGTAGTGAAATATAAAACACATAGgaccaccacacatacacacacatattaatatgactaataaaataacattttaaatgttGTGAGAACATGAAGCCAACTGCAACCTACTTCCTTTTACTATAGTTAATGTAAGTGTTCTTGTGTAAggacactaaaaacaaacaaaaagaaacctgCCCAGTATCTTTAAATATGTTATTGACAATACTAGTAAACTAATGTATCAAGATATTTTCTACGAGATGCAAAAGGTAAATGTGACCTAGATTGTGATTTCTAATGTACTATAggaatcaaaggagccctggtggcgcagtggttaaatactcagctgctaaccgaaaggtcactggttcaaacccaccaggcacgctgcaggagaaagacgtggcagtctaattcctaaagattaaaaccaaaacccattgccatcaagtcgattccaactcatagtgacccttgggaaccctatgagcaGTCCTActgctgtcttatagggttgctatgagtcagaatcgactcgatgacagtgggtttggtttggcttatagGATCAACGTGATATATGGTAGTAAATCATTTAAACATATGCCATTGTCCTGAAAAACTTCCCCTGCCccaccacacccacacacacatacacacacaaacttgACGTTAAATAGTATAGTACTAAGGTCAGTGAAAACATTTGCTTAGTGGGCTCCCCTGAAATAGGTTTCAAATGTGAATATGGTATTTTCATCTGTGATATCACCAGAACCTAAACTGAGTCTATCAGATGGTGTATACTGGTCATTTATCTACAGAGCTAATTAATTTGGTATTGTCAGCCCAGACTTAAAGAtttcatgtcaaaaaaaaaaaaattccataggggtgctctttaaaaaaatcataacccaaaatatatgttctagtaaataattttatttatggcAGAATTTCCAAAATTTCTCATAGCTTGATGTTATCCACAAAGTATTATTTTGTGCTTATGTGCTTATATGATGCATTTcgtataaaaaagataaaaatatatagCATTAGGCAGTATTGTTAAGCTTTTATTTAATACAATATAACCAAAGGATTAAAGAGAAAAGTAAaagttaaatatatttaaaatcccCTGTAAATGATCCCCAGATATTCTAatgatttgaagaaaaaaatgaagatctAAAAACCAGGTATAATATTTTGATgagcaatttaaaaatatataagttAAGCATTGCAACAAGCTACCTTCAATTGAATCGCTTCCTATCAGAAACAATATTATTGAAACTATGCacctaaaacaaaaccaaaaaaagaaataaagaaaagtatTAATTGCAATGGTGACTTCTCAGTTAAATAAGCTTACTTATAAAGTGGCAAATAATATTTACAATTTACAACTGAAAGGAAATCTTTATATACAAGTTGTCTTGTTTTGGACTTTTTGGGCCTCCATCCTCCTTGTGTAACAGGCCCTTCAGGCAGAATTGATTCAGATTAAATTTTTAGTTCATAGCACATGATAGATGAGCCTGGAACTAGGGGCCCCTGGGGTTGCAGGCTGTGAATCGATGCTGGCCACCGGGGAGAGAGAGGCAGCGTCCTGGAGAGGCAACCCAGGTTGCTCTGAGGAGGTGATCCGATCCACTATGCTGGATAAGCAATCCAAGCTGGATAAGGAGTTTTTGTCTGTGGCGTATACTAAGGATGAAAGGAGAAAACCATTAAAAATAGATATATCCCCAAATAGACTTGCTTACATTGCCCTTTAAACTGTAGGTCAGCCCCTTTGACACCCAAACACCAGGTGGTCACAGAAAGCCTGATGGAGAAATTTGCAGCAAATATTTGCAGTTCATGAGGGTGGTTGAGAGGGTAAGCCGCCTGGTAATACTGCAGGTAcaaatgcatatgtgtgtgtgttgggggacaTTTGGAGCAGAAGATGTGTATGTATTTTGCTCAGCCAAAGCCTCCCCATAAGAACCATCTCTCCTATATTCTTCCCCAGATGTACCTGGAAGAACAGACCCTGTATTGATAGGCTGAATTGTGAGGTTGAACTGGGCTTTTAATTTCTCCGAAGTCATCAGTTCTTACCATTTGGTACATCAGGACAGTAGACGCTGTCAAAACTGCTGCTCTTTCTGGACCAGACAGGGCTGTTACATTCAGGCTATAATACAAGACGCAAAAGAAGATGCTATTTCAGGCCTTGGCAAAAGATGCTCTGACGTAGGGTGAGGCAAGGCTTGACCAGTAGCTTGTAGTAAATTGACAACTCTCACTTACCTTCATTGCTCTGACTTAGGAAGTGTTCAGAccctccaaacccactgctatcaagtcgattccaactcataatgaccctataggacagagcagagctgccccacagggtttccaaggctgtaatctttactgaagcagactgccacatctttctccagcagagcagctaatgggttcgaaccaccgacctttcagctagtagccgagagtttaaccactgcaccaccagggttccttctaggAAGGGTTAGCCCTCACCAAAATGCCAGGGCACTGAGGTTAATCTCTGTGCtcgaagaagagaagagaggcaGCACAGGGAAGGGGGGGTGGAATTCAGCAGCAATGTGCATTGGGTTAACCGTGCAAAATGGATTGGAGTAGAAGGAAGCCACACTAATTCAGGGAGAGAACACTTTCCCAGGGCAAAAACACATTAAAACCTGGCAGCAAGTGAGCAAACTCCTTCCAAAAAGAATGCATCATCGTCATCCACCCAGGCTTCAGTAGGGCAGGGACTGGGGAgatatgggaatttttttttttcttcctttcatcaTTAAGTTACTAACTGTGGGACAATGGGAGATTCCAACCATTGCctttagatgttagtgtgtgtCAGGGTCTGCTGGTGGTATATTCCGGAAATAAACTGAGTAATGGAGAAAACATGCTTGATTATTCACAGCCACCTGGCATGCCAGGATTCTACAATGTACACCTAGACCCTGGTAGGAAGTCAAACTAAAATCCTGCCCAAGAGCTGCCTGACATCATTCTAAACGTGGACacctctcttcccttcctccaaGCCCCCAACTATCCACCAATGACCGTTGAAAATTTTGCGGTCATACCTGGTTTAAACGAGGtgtaaggatttttttaaatgattgagGTGGCCGAGTGGGCGCCAGAGGTATCTCTTACCATGCCATCAGAGCAGTTGGAGGTGGGGCTGGTGGGCTCAGAGCAGCTCTGTCCTGGGAGGCTATAGTAGTTTTCCACCTGCTCCCTCAGCAGCTCCTGCAAACTCTCGATGTAGCGGATGGCGTTCCTGAGGATCTCCACCTTGGGAAGCCTCTGGTTGGGGTTGGTCGTGGTGCACCTCTTGAGTGTCTCAAAAGCCTGGTTAACCTTCTTCAGGCGCCTCCGCTCGCGCATGGTGGCTGCCTTCCGCCGGTCCATGGTGGTGGACTTCCTTTTGCAAGCCTTGCATGCCCACATGAGGCAGTGGCCGGCCTGGTGGTGGCCTGTAGGCGCTCGCACGTGCTCGTCCTCGTCTGACCCTTGCAACTCTGCTTTGTGCGCCCCAAAGGCGGCTACTCGGGGCTCGAACTCGTCCCCGAAATCGCCCTCGGGGGATGGGATGCAGGAGCCGTCGTAGAAGTATTCAGATGGCGAGAACTGGCAGCCGTCCATCATGTCCATCTTTCCGCGGAGAGGGAGGCCGTGCACCTGGACAGCAGCAACAGAAATAGGGGAGAAATGGGAGCGTGGCGCAGCTGCTGGCGGGCAAACCGTGGCTGGAGCTCCCGGGGTCGGTTTCTCCGATAATAAACAAGGGCAGACGCCTGGCGGCCTGGGTCGGCCGCTCTGGGCTTGgggctctttatatattcttgcGGGAGGAGGCCGGCCCCAGTGGCCTGGCTCCATTAGCATATCCCACCGCAACCCCCGCCGGGACTGTCTGGGCAAACCTCCGCCTATTCTCTAGAGACAATTTGCTGTTTACTGCTCCTTTTGACGCTAATGGTTTTACTGCGTTTCTACAGGGGCTGGGGCGGAGGGGATGCTCCCGAACTCGCTCACTTTGCACTCTCTGGATAACTTAAAACAAGTAATCACGTAAGGAGTGTCACAGTCAAAAGGAACGAATGAAATCCAACTTTAACATTccttacacattaaaaaaataaataaatagaactcCCTACCATCAGCTGACATCGCAAGGGGACCACCCTTCTCCCCAGTTCTGGACGTGGGGAATACGCCTTATGTTTTaggtgtttgtttttctttttcatgaacTTTAGTTATTTCAGGAAGAACGATTGCTAAAATCTTGAAGTGATACTTTCAATCGTGGAGTAAattcagaggttttttttttttttctttttttccccagtgccttttGTGTGGATTGAGATGGATAACATTCTGATTAGATTGTCATTTCCTAGGCTCTGAGTTATTCAGAGTGTGGGAAAGAGGTTCCTTTTCCCAAGCCACGGCTCACTTTGAGCTCTTCATCTAAAAGGAGGTGGACGCAGGAAGGCTAGGTGACCAGGAAcgttcctcccttcctttccccctTCTGCAGATATTTTCTGAGCGCCTCCTTTGTGACTAGGCCTTCACTAGACCCGAGCCCGGGAAGAACCGTGCTGATTCCCAAAGATTTGCAACCAAAGAGGCCCGATTTTAGACGGAGAGCTCCCTTTCCAGGGGCGCgtctcctttctccctctctttctgctCCGCCCTGGCATTTCAACAGACTAAACAGCCGAGCTGGGCTTTGGGGTCGCTAATTTTCTGCTTTTAGGCAAACTAACACCGTTACAGATGCGACCCAGCTGCCGGCACTGCAACCCTTCTCCGCTCGTGTAAAATTTCTAACTCCGAGTAACTTCACACACATCTGCGACTAAAGACTGCTAGAAAAGCAATAGCAGGGCCTTTGAAACTTTGGTGGGGAGATGGCGAGAAGGGAGGGCTACCATTAAAGTGATAATGAATCTATTAATTAGCCTTTGCCAGCTCTCCGCCACCCTTAACCCGCTTTCTGATCACTTTGGGGAGGGACTGTTTATGTTTAGGAAAAACAATTACTTAAGGTCTACACAAACAGAGTAGTCCAGGGTTTGGGACCAGGGCTCACGGCCCCCTAAAAGAAAAGGGAGTGTTCTCACCTTGATCTACCGCCATCCAGTCCAGTAAGTGTAGTGGCTCCAAAGTTAAGACGGGGGGCGGGGGttctattattttttctgaaaaaCTGTTTTCCTAAAGCAACCTGGTTGATTCCACACCTGCAGGGGCCAGAGAGGTGTAAATATTTTCTTGGTGAGATTGGCTCTGGAAGTGTAGGCTACGAAAACCAGGGGTGTCGCTAAGATTTGCTGCGAGGTGCCCGTCGCTGTCCCCTCTCCCGTGTTCCCTCAGCCCTAAGACAAAAGATCTCCCTCTTGAAAATCAGGCTCCCGCACACACCAACGGGCTGCTTAATCGTCTGGCCAGTGGGAAATCCATCTGCGCCTTATTTAGGGCTATTAgcaaaatgatgcctttgaaatgaATACTATACCCAGGGCTACACCAGATAAAGGAGTCAAGTTCCTCAAGACCCGGGAGGACGCCATCCACTCTGGTGAAAGTGTTCCAACGCACGCACGCACGTTACTACCTGTGAAATACAATAGTGGGTAGATACTCTCGCTCAAAAATTCTCAGCCAGTCCCACAATTTCTGGTCAGCAACAATAAGACCCTTGCTTGGGTTATGGACATCAGCACGTTAGGCCACAGCTAAAATAATGTTATGTACATACTTACGATTTGGCCACAAAGTTGGTCCTTAAAGTTTGAGCGGAAGGTAGAGGTTGTGCTTCTGAAAGTTTtccacctccccctcccccgccccaacaGGCATTTAAGGTGCCCTTTACCCAGTCCATTTAGCGTGGGGCATCAATTATTGTGAGTTTTCTGTTTGCCAGGCACTTTTCTAAACCGTTTCCAAGTATTATTCTCTCCACAAAGTCCCATGCGGGCTATTATTATTAGATCCGTTTTAGAGAGAAAGTAATCAAAGCTCGGAAGAGCTGGGTAATTCGCCCCAGATCACACGGGATCGGAAAGTAGGCATCTAGTATCCCGAGCTcgggctcctaaaaaaaaaaaagctcctagaGGTGGATTTTGTTGGTTTTCTTCTTCAATCAGTCGAGAGCAGAGGCTGGCAAAAGCTAGGGAACTAGACATCTTTCTCACCGCTCCTGTCGCGGGGAAGACGCTGTCACTCAGGGAACTCTGTCAGTACTGGTAGCTCTCAGACGTTAAGGCTGTCTTTGGTAAGGTGATCTCAAAACAAATTTTACCGGAGTGCCGCGGACGAGTGGAACTAAAGAAGCCGAGAAAACACAAGCGCCTGGCGACTTAATGGGACTTGCTAGCGGGGGAAACACGGTCCGGGGTTGAGGGCCCTTGGGACTCAAGCGCTGAAAATAGGTTCCCAGCGCACCAAAGTAAAAAGGAGACGCAACTTTTAAACCGCTGTCAGGGGATGAGAGAAGAAAagggttcaaaaaaaaaaaaaaaaaaaaaggcattttgcCAACAAGAAGAAAGCCAGCGCCTCAAAGATGACTGAGGTCCCTCAATTCAGGAGCCATCCCGTTGCTCTTCTGCCAGAGGAGACACTGAGAGAGAAAAATAGGAAACTGGATAAGTGATagagaggaaaataaatttttaatgagGAAATCGAACAGGAAGTACGGAAAAGATAAAAATCGCTTTAAAAAGTAGTTATCAATATGCTCTTTAGCTCAAAATCAGACGACATTGGCTTTTACTCCTTACAGAAAAGGATGCGTATGTAATCTGCTTTCCACCATTTCTTCAGAGAAGTGAACTACGTACATGAAGAGAAAGCTCACAATTATTTAACATGTTAACAGGCCAATCTATTAGGAAAGACTCATAATCGAGGATGAAAACTTAGCCATGCCTGGTGTTGTAAATAAATATCCTCCAAGGTTCTGTAAAActggaaaatttat
Proteins encoded in this window:
- the MYF5 gene encoding myogenic factor 5, with product MDMMDGCQFSPSEYFYDGSCIPSPEGDFGDEFEPRVAAFGAHKAELQGSDEDEHVRAPTGHHQAGHCLMWACKACKRKSTTMDRRKAATMRERRRLKKVNQAFETLKRCTTTNPNQRLPKVEILRNAIRYIESLQELLREQVENYYSLPGQSCSEPTSPTSNCSDGMPECNSPVWSRKSSSFDSVYCPDVPNVYATDKNSLSSLDCLSSIVDRITSSEQPGLPLQDAASLSPVASIDSQPATPGAPSSRLIYHVL